Below is a window of Humulus lupulus chromosome 9, drHumLupu1.1, whole genome shotgun sequence DNA.
aaaattaggcatttaacacaaaatgccctaaaatttccatttttctttagatttattattttttaccaaactttaatttttatgaatatattttatgcccaaaatatatttgtcataatttttcattttattttccgagatttgtAAGATCAGGATTTTTGTGTCgatccaggaccgaaagtcttatctttacttttaaattacaaaattcatattttggctagcaacaactcatggaataatttccaaacaaatataattttatttaaaataatattcttaactcggggaaaaatcccgacccgagtcgtttaaaggtacccgaaaacgcaggCCGTTAcactttatgcgaccaggcaaacaacttctggttcttcttcaaaaattccaccaatttttgttttgttgttgtctctaagtttttaccgactttcaaaaccttggtcggatctgcctcatcaagttggacctcctcgaggtcctcgactggtcctatatcttcctcaaaatccccaaagcaaggatctaaatccctatcatcactttgggcaacatcctatttggtgacgtgctcacctgattgggcttgtatctcATTGGCCAATTGCAACCCTTTTTCGGctccttccctcgatccaccccttttttccttagtaatcgaggaattgtaacattcccttgcttctcactggtttcccaacacgcatcctacccctgcgtcggttggaaacttcatggctaggtaccagaccgaggttacagctcgcaggtcgaatagaataggccttccaatcacatcaTTATACGCAGAAGAagaatcaactactataaaagtagtgagtaatgtcctgttcgcaggtgcagTTCTTGCTATGACTGGAAGCAtgatcgaccctgttggcgcgagcctttcaccagaaaaaccataaatggtttggttgcatggctccagatccttcactgacaacttcatcctttccagtgaagacttgtacataATGTTTtctgagctccctgtgtccactaacacccgcttaaccatcgTATTGGCGActtggacgtccacgaccagagggtctGAATGGGGAAATCGGACATGTTGAGTGTCAAGCTCAGAGAAGGTTATAGTTTCTTCTTctgtttgagatattttaggagtttgctcctccacattcaacatttcaatgttctggtcgtggcgtaaggttcgggcatatcgctcccttgccttcccactatcacctgctaagtgtgggccgccacagatggtcaacaatgtacccGCCACAGGAGTTGgttgtaaagggggcgagcgttggcatacagttgcctgctcattgcctccttgagcctctctctgagaacctccagtggctcgtaaatatctccttaggtgtccttgtctaataaggaactcaaatTCATCTTTCAGCTGGGTGCACTCATTAGTGttatgaccatagtcgttgtgaaaatgacaaaacttggttgtatctcttttggagatatctttccttatcggAGCTGGTCGCTTGTAAGAGACGGTGGTTTGGTTGCCTGCTACACCTCCGCTCTGCTTTCGACTAAggtcgtgtaattggtgaatcttggctcgtacctGTTACTCTTAGGGCGCTTATTCTCAAACGTTGTTGGCTCGTTGTTTGcccttttccaccatttttcctgtTGTTTTCtctgttgccattgggtttatctgacccattggcggctttggcaggatcTTCCTTCGACCCCTTGTCAACTGCAGGAGACTTTCCTTCGTTAGCaatcgcctcttcgagcttgatgtaccggtctACTCGATCCAtaaattcttgggtactcttcaccccattcttccttaaactgttccaGAGGGGTGAGTGGCGTCGCACTCCAACACTAAGTGCCATCATTTTCCCCTCATCGCCAATCATCTTAGCTCCAGCTGCGGCTCGCATAAAATGTtagacatattcctttaaggattctccctccttctggcgtatctcaaccagttggttagCTTTAGTCTGATGTACTCGACCAGTGTAGAATTGCCCATagaactccttcacgaacatctcccatgacactatgctagcaggagggaatttgaaaaaccattccTGAGCAATGTCGGATAAAGTGGCTGGGAAGATTCTGCAGTGAGCATCAcccgacaccttctggatgtccatttgtatcttgaatttattcacatgagatactaggtccccatatccatcgaagttgggcaatactggcatcttaaattttcttggggtttctgccatcgctattctttgtatgaatggagtgcctcttctttGATCATACTCGATGTGAGATGTTCGACTCCCCATTAACTGCTAGGCAGCCTGATTTAGCGCATTGATTTGGGCCTGTACTACGTCTGGTATCGCTGGGGAGACCGGTGctgggggagcgtactcatcctTCCTTTCTCACCTatcgttgagcacatctctcaagtcATCATCTCTACGTCTTTGCTCGCTAGTACCCAATcaatcaaagacgttaggttgcctaggctgcccccagcGTTCTGGCTCATAGGCCGATTTtatcttggtggggggttcctttctccacctTTCTCTCCTTGCCCTcaaccagagtttcctctgtcggaatcagcttcattataatcATGACCGTCCATAAAATGTGATCATTCATGGCACGACTGGCTGATCGCACTATTTCTTCCTCTTGCTGGTACCTcacgagcgttagggggaggcctgcgttggtcagtgggtccccaggcattattatgtcatggggatcccctgaccgcagagcctgaatctgcatgccttctgttagcagaaggacgttgtcccttGCTCGGTAGATTCGGTTACTCAGCAGTTTGGCGTCTaaggcttcggggaggctgcccgaccctattctgcctttgacgctggggattatcccaaccagcacgagaaggtggttgatgctcaggatcttgaaatggaatatcctgttgagtAGCATGAGGTTGGtccgacctttgagggcttgcaGGTTAAGGTGGATGACTTGGGTGTGGACCTTGTTGTGGTGgtacacttggtggctgatccagtTGAGAAGCTGGAGCAGGTTGTCcctgggccaactgaatggctgttTCTAGGGCGAcagtggcatccctctgtcggcggtccatgtcagcatgctgctcattcaactcttgacgtTGACGACCAATTTCCCTTTGCTGCAATGCCATCGTCTCAACCACATTCTCTAGGTTAGCCCCCAGGTTggctaactcctcctgcaacacaattagtgttgtcctcaaggtatcagaatccatttcctcctctttaaAGTCTagctgtggctcatcttcagccacaatttgtggaggaggctgggttgaTGAGGCACCAGAAGTTTATCCCGTCtttctggatgttttcgccattttaTCTTATTGGAAGTCTTGAGTTCgtctcttaatgaaagcaccaaaatgttgaccctcgaattggtcaacgacatggagtcagataaacgatataaaataagatgaaaataagaagaaatcaagacgaaaagataaacgatacaaacaatttatagtggttcggtcccaatagaatggtaataacctacgtctactaagtgttcttattgatgtagtattccaagaacaatgatcaatgaactagggttcacgagtttcactagctctcagataaatacaattgtgatggataataacactatttttctctcttagaatctctcaGCTCAAGCATTCTCAAGCCAAAAGTTTGAAAGTCAAATGTCTCCAAAAAAATCTCTTtgcttgagccctttgattcttatttataggctcaaggagttctacatgggctaatgagccttaattacacttaatacatacatatctaaataataatgaaaattacaattGATATTAAtagtaattacaagattgcatatcttaaggaaataaatgaatatatgcgatcAGGCTGGTCGCCCATGATTATGACGCCTGATGAGCCAATGATTTTCTGGTCGAAGGTCTAAcagattatactcacttaaaactgtcacgtgcatcccacgtgtaAACCAATCCTAccacatcatcaggtagtccgtttttAGGTAAACAATTAGATATCCACAATTTTGGTTAAGAATTATCATCTTTTTTTTAGTCTATTGTACGTGTAATTTgggtatatatacatattaattattatttttttgtattgattactttttactgattttttagttaattattattttaggTCATCTGCTGATGTGATTTTAGTTTGTAGTATATTTATAATGGTCTcagtttatatatacatattatcaagcttttttttttttttttatgtttttagtatatttgttcttaatttaaggaatttaagttttttaagtatatttataattttagtttatatttaatatatgttgggttgttttgagttgtttttttaGTTGTATAGTTTTCTGGACACATTTTAAAATGGCATGATAAGATTTTcaatattattttttagtttattgtgGATATATCATTTTAAACgacatattaaattaattatgaatATTGTTTTTCTAACTGTATTTATGCTAACCCTTTTCTTCTATGCATGGTGATGTATAATTTCaaacaaaattataattatatatttagatTCATACGCTTCACcccaatatgtatatatataaataattctgtttcactattctctttctattttctattttttagtttttttcttttgtcttttgtCTTTTGTCTTTTGTCTTTTTCTTTCCATTCTTAATCAAAAATTGGATGTagcaaataatataataataaaagtaatagtattattttaataaagtatattaatttatttttatttaaaataaatgtatttattaatattaaaataaatatttataaaaattatatacgttacaatatacagttaatttaaattaatatatattaataattatatgttacaatatatagttaaagataatcacaatattattattctttaaatatttttatattaaatttataaatgTTTATTACAGTTATGTTAATTGAaattatataacatttttttgtaaatgttagttacaaaatatATTTCTTAATTTCTAGTTTTAGaaacttttgttacaaaaatgaatttttttagcTACAAAGTAGtctataatttattttgttaacaaAACACAATTTTCCTTACTGACTGTTTTCATATATTGTTCTCAAAAACGTAATAGCTATTTACTAAAATGTAACATATGTTTACTTGTGGTCAAATTTGGTATCtatgatttatattataataacataAGTTATTAGTTTAACAATCGTGTGTTACAGTGTAGTTGTTGATAGTCACAGTATTATTATTTGAGTAATTTTAGATTTGATTTATAACTCTTTGTTACAATCATTTTGATGTtagaataataaattatttttgtaaatgttagttaTAGAAATATACATTTTAGTTATAAAACTAGTTTTGTAAAATTTTGTCACAAAAATAAATTTACTTAATTAAGAATTTGTCTATAACTTTTGTTTACAAAAAGACATTTTTATAACTGATTTTTGTAACATATgtttataaaaatacatttttataacTAATTTTTGGAACAAATGTTTACaaaaatgtaatatatatttacaaatttgtaacaaatgTTTACAATTTTGTAAACGTTGTTCACAAAAACACTACATTTTACCAGCTTTTATTTACGATTTTACTACTCCATATTTACATTTTTTTCCTCCGTATTTTTGTACAAAAACTCCATATTTTTGTAATGAactatatttttcatatattttttaaaattttagtgcatttttgtaaatttctctaaaatttataaaattaaggaTTCAAAACTTATATTTTGTCAGAGTCAACCTCGTCATTAGGTCCTGAtcaaatttcatttttttttttgtttatataaaaGGAGTAATTGATAAAAAATGACAtcttttttaagttattttgaaGTCTGACCTActttgataattttttataaaatagtaTCTGTCTAAAATTTCGACCATTTGTCAAAAAAATTCGAGCAGTTATCTGAGGTGTCAAGgaccattttgcaaaaaaattattaaatttaagcCAGAATGCAAAATTActtcaaaaaaataaatacattttgGCAAGGAATATGCATTTACCGATTCTAAGTCTAAAATACAAAGGAAACAACTTAAAATTTGCCATCTTTCACAAGAAATAAACCAAACAAATTAACAAGAGGAAATGCAATAGCAAATTGATGGCTATgttaaattaaaagaaaacacaCATGATCTCGAACATCTTAAACATCAAATGGATACACAATAATTTCTGCATGTACTGATTTCAACCTCTTAGAATCTAAAAGTGATGATGCCAAACGAGCCCTATGTGGCTATGTTCCATTTAAAACTTAGATTGAAGATTTAAAACCACGCTCTTGTCCAGTTGGAAAGCCTTGGCAAGAATATCAGCCGGGAGGTCAGGCTTTGATCCAAACACTGCATTGGCAATGGTAATAACCCCAGCATTTTGGCTACTCAGAGCTGCAATGGCTATTGTATTGCCATAAGCAACGTTTCTCTGGAAATGAATGAGCCCAACTGGGAACACAAACACATCACCCTTTTGAAGAATTTTTGTAATGAGACGGTTGTCCGGGTTAGATGTGACAAAGCCCACTTCTAGGCTGCCTTCTATAACAGTCAAAATCTCACTACCTCTAGGATGTGTGTGTGGTGGGTTGAGTCCCATTGGGGCATAGTCAATTCGAGCTAGGGAAATTCCAAGTGTGTTGAGGCCTGGAATTTGGGTTACACCAACTGGAGTCACTCTAGAACCAACTGCGTTTGATGTGTTTCCTGGTTTCTGAAGCCCACTGAAGAAGAAGTCTTGGGCCTGGGCCATCTTTGGATCCTTGCATGCAAACCCATTCACTGGAACTGCCATGATTGATTTATTAGTGAATAAACGCAAGAAAAATGAGAGGACGTAGATTCTTTATATCACGATGACAATACAGGATACAAGAAAAacttaaatatatttacaatatattaaTTGCCTTTTTATTATTACAGATTAGACTAAATGTGGAACCAAAATTTGGTAGGGAATTTCAAATGCTTTAATTATATATGTACCTGGAGAGTTAGAGTCCGCAACGCAGAAATCCTGAAGAGAGCTAGGGTCAGATGCCAAGGCAATGGAAGAAACAATGGCAAACAATGCTAACAATAGCAACACTCGAGAGCCCATTTGGTGAGATATttcaattgtatatatatatttttgtcactAATCTTGGTAGAGTAGAGAACTAAATGTatatgtatattgttataaattgTTTTTGAGGTGTGAATGAGAACCAAATCGAGCTGGTTTTATAGAGAGAATATGAGAGACACAATGAAGATTAAGAGTTGAATAAGTAGTCTAGTCTTCGTCAAATTAAGACATTGAACAGTGTACGTGTGCAACACAAAAATTTGAGAATTTTCCTCGGTAGGTTGCTCGCCGGCCATGCATAATTAAGTGAATATATTCCTTAGGTACAAGATAATGCCAAGTCAAAGTGGATAACTAcacatattatatatgtataatattacTTAAATATTGTTTCGGATATGCTATTATGTACTTACTATCGACCAGCTGGCAAGTTCTGCTTAATAtaatgttataattttttttttggctaaTACATTTCAAGTTCgtatatttttcatatatatgGTGATTAGTGATTAATTGTAAACTTAAAAATATATCAATCATGGACAACACAAAAGACGGTATATACAACTCGTTTTTGTTAAGACGGCCACCTATATAGCTGattctaattatatgaattagaATGTGGGTTTATATAAGTACAGCTTCCCAATCTTTCAGAAAAgtatttttctaaattttaatTTGTTCCACTTAGCTCCCAAAACTTATAAAATGTgtaatgatatgtatatatatacattttgtCTAACCTACATTCTAAGGGTTTATATCAACAAAggtctctaattttttttgaaaagtgtCACTTAGGTCCCTAAATTTAATAAATGTGTCTCACATAGGTCATTTTTGTTAGAAAACAATTTCAGAATGCACTTTAGAAAATAATTTATGACAAAGCGGAGAGTGATTTATAAACCAGTTAGTTTTTCTGTGATTAATTGGGTCATAAATCGCTTTCTGATGTGAATTCTgtaaattattttccaacaaaaaTGACCTATGTGATACGCATTTATTAAGTTTAGAGACCTAAATGACACTTTTCAGAAAAATTGGAGACCTTTGTTGATATAAACCCTTAGAATGTAGGTTAGAcaaaatgtatatatacatatcactacaagaaattagGCTTTTGAGGCGATCAATTTCACCGCATACCCCCATAATTCGCCGCAAAAATTCGCTAAAAATACTTCGTCGTAAAATGGCTGCCACAAATATTTGCAGCAAAAAAAAATGCTCGCTGCAAATATCAATAAATTCGCCgcaaataattaaggaatttgtCATAATTGACTCTTATTGGcgacaaaaaaattaaaataattcgCTCCAAATAGTCCTATTATTCGCTGTAAATAATGAATGATTTGTCTTGTCTGACTCTTATTTGCGGCGAATTAacaaatacaatatatttttcaCTACAAATAATGTaacagaaataaaagaaattaaaaacaattcaaatttaaaatcagAACTGTAGTCTCCATTAATTGATAAGAAAATAGACCTTACAatctaatattaataattgtcttaatagtactatatatataattatatattctatTCTAAGTTGATCGCATCATTATCGTCACTGTCATCCGAGAATTGAATGATTGAGGGCGGTGGAAATCATGACGGAGGTGCTGACGAAGACACATCATTTCTAAATGTAGATTGAGGTGTGACTCACAGGGGAACATGAGTAGGCATGTCATCTTCGAACATTTTATTTGTTCATggtttataatataattttattaaatatgaattttcttagttttttacttattattatttttaacttttataattactaaaatctaattttattatttattttatttgttaattatttataattaaaacttactaaatattatttttattttatttctttaaatgttaaaatttaattttattataaaagtataattttaattatttaattaagttaGTCTTACACtaattaaacttttattttatattaattatttgataattttattattaaaaagtttaatttattctataattaaatcaataaaaaattcattgaaatttcggcagcataataTCTATATTTCTAACTATCTCCAAAATTTACACCCtgcaaaaaatatttaaattcagTCCCAGAACATACAACATATTCAATACAATAAATtagtaaaataattcaaacaaacatTATAATTTTACTAACATATTGCTAACATCAAACTTAAGTAAAATTAACATCAAACTTTtatcctaaaaatacaaaaagtgGGGAGTTTCTTAGGTTTTTCTCTCTCTCGAGTTTCTTGCAGCTCTTGAGCTGGAGCCATGGCGAAAACAAGAGCTAGAGTGCAGGGGAAACTGAATTCgaacaagaaaaagaagaagaaaggcccTAATTCAATGTCTGATATCCAAAAAACAAAATCCATGGATGCTGTACTTGGAGTAGATCCAATTGATTTTTCTGATGCTAAAGAGGAACCTGTCGAAGACTCTGCTATGACGAAACAATCTTCTGAACTTCGTGACCTATTCCCTGAGCCTCACCCAGATCGTCCCTTCGATCTATCAAACAGCAGGAGGAAATAAGGGAGGACTTTGCTAACTTCCTGGAGGCTACTAATCGTTGCTCCA
It encodes the following:
- the LOC133801094 gene encoding putative germin-like protein 2-1, with the translated sequence MGSRVLLLLALFAIVSSIALASDPSSLQDFCVADSNSPVPVNGFACKDPKMAQAQDFFFSGLQKPGNTSNAVGSRVTPVGVTQIPGLNTLGISLARIDYAPMGLNPPHTHPRGSEILTVIEGSLEVGFVTSNPDNRLITKILQKGDVFVFPVGLIHFQRNVAYGNTIAIAALSSQNAGVITIANAVFGSKPDLPADILAKAFQLDKSVVLNLQSKF